Proteins co-encoded in one Myotis daubentonii chromosome 8, mMyoDau2.1, whole genome shotgun sequence genomic window:
- the LOC132239378 gene encoding non-histone chromosomal protein HMG-14-like produces the protein MPNRKVSPAERAAKEEPLRRSARLSAKPASAKVEMKPKKAAGKDKSADKKVQTKGERGEKGKQAQVADQEPKDLPAENGATKHEESPTSDEAGEKEAKPD, from the coding sequence ATGCCCAACAGGAAGGTCAGCCCTGCGGAACGGGCGGCCAAGGAGGAGCCCCTGAGGAGGTCGGCCAGGTTGTCAGCCAAACCTGCTTCTGCAAAAGTGGAAATGAAGCCCAAAAAGGCGGCAGGAAAGGATAAATCTGCAGACAAAAAAGTGCAAACCAAAGGGGAGAGGGGCGAAAAGGGAAAGCAGGCCCAAGTGGCTGACCAGGAACCTAAAGATTTACCTGCGGAAAACGGAGCAACTAAACACGAGGAGAGTCCAACCTCAGAtgaagcaggagagaaagaagccaAGCCTGATTAA